From the genome of Muricauda sp. SCSIO 64092, one region includes:
- a CDS encoding DUF4835 family protein, with protein MHKFFIIAILFMGPMVVQGQELDCEVTVNSDQVNQTNQQIFKTLERSLNDFVNKNKWTNRVYGENERVSARMFITVTEYESDRFEASIQIQSSRPVYNTSYETSVFNYKDNALNFIYQEFEPLVYNPNSFDSNLIGVISYYVYIILGLDADTYSLQGGDEYYRLAQNIVTQAQGTNFGGWAQQTGERTRFELVDNLLSNTFKEYRIAMYNYHRKGMDVLADNNSTGKQVIAGSLRLFETLIKRRPNAFLIQTFFDAKAEEISNIFSDGPKVDIVKLKESLNKVAPFYSTTWNEISY; from the coding sequence ATGCATAAGTTTTTTATCATCGCTATTCTCTTTATGGGCCCAATGGTGGTCCAGGGCCAAGAACTGGATTGTGAGGTTACCGTGAATTCCGATCAGGTCAACCAAACGAACCAGCAGATTTTTAAGACCTTGGAGCGTTCGTTGAATGATTTTGTCAACAAAAACAAATGGACAAATCGGGTCTATGGGGAAAATGAGCGCGTAAGTGCACGTATGTTCATTACGGTCACGGAATATGAATCGGATAGATTTGAGGCCAGTATCCAAATTCAATCATCCCGTCCCGTTTATAACACATCTTACGAAACTTCAGTATTCAATTATAAGGACAATGCCCTTAATTTTATATATCAGGAGTTTGAACCATTGGTGTACAATCCCAATTCCTTCGATTCCAATTTAATAGGTGTGATATCGTATTACGTCTATATCATTTTGGGGCTGGATGCAGATACCTACAGCCTGCAGGGCGGTGATGAGTACTACCGTTTGGCACAAAATATCGTTACTCAGGCACAAGGCACCAATTTTGGGGGGTGGGCACAACAGACCGGGGAACGCACCCGATTTGAATTGGTGGACAATTTATTGTCCAACACCTTTAAGGAGTACCGCATCGCGATGTACAATTACCACCGTAAGGGCATGGATGTCTTGGCCGATAACAATAGTACGGGAAAACAAGTCATTGCGGGAAGCCTCCGGTTGTTCGAAACCTTGATAAAACGCAGGCCCAATGCCTTTCTCATCCAGACTTTTTTTGATGCCAAAGCAGAGGAGATCAGCAACATATTTTCCGATGGTCCCAAGGTGGATATTGTTAAGCTTAAAGAAAGTTTAAATAAGGTTGCCCCATTTTATTCCACTACTTGGAATGAAATCTCGTATTGA
- the coaBC gene encoding bifunctional phosphopantothenoylcysteine decarboxylase/phosphopantothenate--cysteine ligase CoaBC: MLSGKNILLGITGGIAAYKTSFLVRLLIKAGAKVRVVMTQSASSFVTPLTLSTLSKNPVLLDFINQEDGSLSWNNHVELGLWADIMLIAPATANTLSKMANGTCDNLLLAAYLSAKCPVYFAPAMDLDMYQHSSTKASFKKLQSFGNIMIPAESGELASGLSGEGRMAEPEHIVHFMESHLKEGQPLFGKRILITAGPTHEPIDPVRFLGNRSTGTMGLELAKRAVALGGDVVLIMGPTTLAIEGDAMELKRVTTAEEMYQEVHKHYPEVDIAISAAAVADYRPKEVSNQKIKKKEAQGMTMTLERTKDILLSMGETKKQQFIVGFALETQNELQNAKDKLVRKNLDAIVLNSLNDQGAGFGVTTNKITFFDKNSVSKTFKVKDKSEVASDIWEEIIQRIHA; this comes from the coding sequence ATGCTAAGCGGAAAAAACATCCTTTTGGGCATTACCGGGGGGATTGCCGCGTATAAGACATCGTTCTTAGTAAGATTATTGATAAAAGCTGGTGCCAAGGTCAGAGTTGTGATGACCCAAAGTGCCAGCTCTTTTGTTACCCCATTAACGCTTTCCACCCTATCCAAAAATCCGGTTTTATTGGATTTTATCAACCAGGAGGATGGAAGTTTATCATGGAACAACCATGTGGAATTGGGACTTTGGGCAGATATCATGTTAATTGCCCCGGCAACGGCAAATACCCTTTCCAAAATGGCCAATGGTACCTGCGATAATTTATTGTTGGCAGCCTACCTATCAGCAAAATGTCCGGTCTATTTTGCCCCGGCAATGGATTTGGATATGTACCAACATTCATCTACCAAGGCGTCCTTTAAAAAGTTGCAGTCCTTTGGGAATATCATGATTCCTGCAGAATCCGGGGAACTTGCCAGCGGATTGAGCGGGGAAGGGCGGATGGCAGAACCCGAACATATTGTCCATTTTATGGAATCGCATCTAAAGGAAGGGCAGCCATTGTTTGGAAAAAGGATACTGATTACCGCCGGGCCCACCCATGAACCCATTGATCCGGTTCGTTTTTTAGGGAATCGTTCCACGGGAACCATGGGGTTGGAATTGGCGAAAAGGGCAGTGGCCTTAGGTGGGGATGTAGTTTTGATCATGGGCCCAACCACCTTGGCCATAGAAGGTGATGCCATGGAATTGAAACGGGTCACCACAGCAGAGGAAATGTACCAGGAAGTACACAAACACTACCCAGAAGTGGATATTGCCATTAGCGCTGCTGCCGTTGCGGACTATAGGCCCAAAGAGGTTTCCAATCAAAAAATAAAAAAGAAGGAAGCCCAGGGAATGACCATGACTTTGGAGCGTACCAAGGACATCCTGCTCTCCATGGGAGAAACCAAAAAACAGCAATTTATTGTTGGGTTTGCCCTGGAAACCCAAAACGAACTGCAGAACGCCAAGGATAAGTTGGTTCGAAAAAACTTGGATGCCATAGTCCTAAATTCACTAAATGACCAAGGGGCCGGATTTGGTGTCACGACCAATAAAATCACTTTCTTCGATAAGAATTCGGTCTCAAAAACGTTTAAGGTAAAAGACAAGTCCGAAGTAGCTTCGGATATTTGGGAAGAAATCATCCAAAGGATTCATGCATAA
- the recN gene encoding DNA repair protein RecN, with translation MLVQLSIKNFALIDDLNVSFDAGFTTITGETGAGKSILLGALSLVLGKRADLSSLKDGSTKCVIEAEFAISNYNLKRYFKDNDLDYGQQTIMRREILPSGKSRAFVNDTPVTLDVLSTLGRLLVDIHSQHQTLQLTDNAFQFRVIDALAGNTDLLDNYGARLHEYHLASNELERLIAHKNEAEKDLDYNSFLLQELENATLNQGVVEELEAEYEALNNVESLMELLSNSHQLLNEEQMGILSSMTQLKQLTQRLSEFGKKYGNLNDRVQSIAIELADLGNELENLSEAIEPNPERLEKVNGELQLLHDLFKKHQVNEVDELLAIKEDLTQKVGTSLNIDDTIQQKELEVTQHKKDLQEVGTAIRQRRQKAIPMLGKKLTERISSLGMQAASFKIELFPLEDFKRNGMDGLRFQFSANKGSQYGELKKVASGGELSRIMLAIKSILASYEKLPTLIFDEIDTGVSGEISNKMGEIMKGMAHNMQMFSITHLPQVASKGEHQFKVYKEEIGNTTSTKMKRLIGDERVQELAEMLGGKSFSDSAVSHAKQLLFEN, from the coding sequence GTGCTAGTCCAGCTTTCCATAAAGAATTTTGCCCTTATTGATGACCTTAATGTATCCTTTGATGCCGGTTTTACCACAATTACCGGTGAAACCGGAGCAGGGAAGTCCATCCTTTTGGGTGCCCTTTCCTTGGTTTTGGGAAAGCGTGCCGATTTATCTTCCCTAAAGGACGGTTCCACCAAATGTGTCATTGAAGCTGAATTTGCGATCTCCAACTATAACTTAAAACGTTATTTTAAGGACAATGACCTGGATTATGGGCAGCAGACCATTATGCGAAGGGAAATATTGCCCAGCGGAAAGTCCAGGGCCTTTGTGAATGACACGCCAGTTACTTTGGACGTCCTATCCACTCTGGGAAGGCTGTTGGTGGACATCCATTCCCAACACCAAACCCTACAGCTTACGGATAATGCCTTTCAATTTCGGGTAATTGATGCCTTGGCGGGCAATACGGACCTATTGGATAATTACGGTGCCAGGTTGCATGAATACCATTTGGCGTCCAATGAACTGGAACGCCTAATTGCCCATAAAAACGAAGCTGAAAAGGATTTGGATTACAATTCCTTTTTATTGCAGGAACTGGAAAATGCCACATTGAACCAGGGTGTTGTGGAAGAATTGGAGGCCGAATACGAAGCCTTGAACAATGTGGAGAGTTTAATGGAACTCCTGTCCAATTCCCATCAATTATTGAATGAAGAACAAATGGGCATACTAAGTTCCATGACACAGCTTAAACAATTGACCCAGAGGCTCAGTGAATTTGGAAAAAAGTACGGAAACCTCAATGATAGGGTGCAGTCCATTGCCATTGAGCTTGCGGATTTGGGAAATGAACTTGAGAACCTCTCGGAAGCCATAGAGCCAAATCCAGAACGTTTGGAGAAGGTAAATGGAGAATTACAATTGCTTCATGACCTGTTTAAAAAACATCAAGTAAATGAAGTGGATGAATTATTGGCCATTAAGGAGGATCTAACGCAAAAGGTGGGGACCTCGTTGAATATTGATGACACCATCCAACAAAAGGAGTTGGAGGTGACCCAACATAAAAAAGACCTTCAAGAAGTTGGGACGGCCATTAGACAGCGCAGGCAAAAGGCCATTCCAATGCTGGGGAAGAAGTTGACGGAACGTATTTCCTCCCTGGGGATGCAAGCGGCTTCATTCAAAATTGAACTATTTCCCTTGGAAGACTTCAAACGAAATGGAATGGATGGTTTGCGGTTTCAATTCTCTGCGAACAAAGGCTCCCAATATGGAGAGCTAAAAAAAGTAGCCTCGGGCGGGGAGCTTTCACGAATTATGTTGGCCATCAAATCCATATTGGCCTCCTATGAAAAATTGCCTACCCTTATTTTTGATGAAATCGATACCGGGGTTTCCGGGGAAATCTCAAATAAGATGGGGGAAATCATGAAAGGGATGGCACATAACATGCAAATGTTCTCTATTACGCATTTGCCGCAGGTTGCCTCCAAAGGGGAGCATCAGTTCAAAGTGTACAAAGAGGAAATCGGAAATACCACTTCAACAAAAATGAAACGATTGATTGGGGATGAACGCGTTCAGGAATTGGCTGAAATGTTAGGAGGGAAGTCGTTTTCGGACTCAGCGGTTTCCCATGCCAAGCAGTTGCTATTTGAGAATTAG
- a CDS encoding sensor histidine kinase has protein sequence MNKRRFVLLVILMSLSLVGIISVQVYWIQKSVDDKREQFSNTVEDVLGEVADRVESRERKDYVDRVAELVDSVEQPKSAHLRNIFFVDRDLNSDEIKFYSHGILEESYDISSMFFDNALDDSTTIKNFTSRRTSAIYKEDYGLDGKRYALTPIQRVEKIGGLSAIDKAVYEDVFSEMAKTVPIHERVSRQELELLLNRELENRGIAIDYEYGIYSRGFPTKVRSKKFKFDKGTIYRTLIFRDSEGQTNFSLLLSFPQKKKFLLSSIMTMAILSLLFTLVIVVAYSSAIYQLIQQKQISEIKSDFINNMTHEFKTPIATINLAVEAIRNPKSMGDADKLTRYLGMIRDENKRMHAQVENVLRISKLEKNQLDINKDRVDVHDIITDAMAHVELIVQDRGGYIHTHLDAERSDVLANDVHFTNVIVNILDNAIKYSPESPKIDVFTEIAKNFVVIRVQDQGAGMSKAVQKRIFEKFYREHTGNIHNVKGHGLGLAYVKKIVDDHQGEIYVESEKGKGSTFFIKLPLI, from the coding sequence ATGAACAAGAGACGATTCGTTCTTCTGGTCATTTTGATGAGTCTCTCACTCGTCGGTATTATTTCAGTACAGGTTTATTGGATTCAAAAATCGGTAGACGACAAGCGGGAGCAGTTTTCAAATACGGTCGAAGATGTTTTGGGAGAGGTGGCCGATAGGGTTGAAAGTAGGGAACGCAAGGACTACGTGGACCGCGTGGCAGAATTGGTAGACAGTGTTGAACAGCCTAAATCAGCTCATTTACGAAACATATTCTTCGTTGATCGGGATTTGAATTCTGACGAAATCAAGTTTTATTCCCATGGTATATTGGAAGAAAGCTATGATATTTCGTCCATGTTCTTTGACAACGCTTTAGATGATTCAACAACGATAAAGAATTTTACCAGTAGACGTACATCTGCCATTTATAAGGAAGATTATGGGTTGGATGGGAAACGTTATGCGTTGACACCCATTCAAAGGGTGGAAAAAATAGGTGGGCTTTCGGCAATTGACAAAGCTGTCTATGAGGATGTTTTTAGTGAAATGGCCAAAACGGTGCCCATTCATGAGCGGGTATCCAGACAGGAGTTGGAACTTTTGCTGAATCGGGAGCTTGAAAATAGGGGCATCGCCATCGATTATGAATATGGAATTTATAGTCGTGGTTTCCCCACAAAGGTAAGGTCCAAAAAGTTCAAATTTGATAAGGGTACAATTTATAGGACCCTAATTTTTAGGGACAGCGAGGGCCAGACCAACTTTTCATTACTATTGAGTTTTCCCCAAAAGAAAAAATTCCTGCTCAGCAGTATAATGACCATGGCCATTTTATCCCTATTGTTCACTTTGGTCATTGTGGTGGCGTATTCCAGTGCAATTTATCAATTGATACAGCAGAAGCAGATCTCGGAAATTAAATCGGACTTCATTAACAATATGACCCATGAGTTCAAAACGCCGATTGCTACGATCAACCTGGCAGTAGAGGCCATACGAAATCCAAAATCCATGGGAGATGCGGACAAGTTGACGCGTTATTTGGGAATGATACGGGATGAGAACAAACGGATGCATGCACAAGTGGAAAATGTACTGCGTATTTCAAAGTTGGAAAAGAATCAGTTGGATATCAATAAGGATCGCGTAGATGTCCATGACATTATTACCGATGCCATGGCCCATGTAGAATTGATAGTCCAGGATAGGGGAGGTTACATCCATACACATCTGGATGCGGAACGTTCGGATGTTTTGGCCAATGATGTGCATTTTACCAATGTCATTGTAAATATTTTGGATAATGCCATCAAGTATTCCCCTGAATCCCCCAAAATTGATGTATTTACGGAGATTGCAAAAAATTTCGTGGTCATCAGAGTACAAGATCAGGGGGCAGGGATGAGCAAAGCGGTCCAAAAAAGAATTTTTGAAAAGTTTTACCGGGAACATACCGGGAATATACATAATGTAAAAGGCCACGGTTTAGGATTGGCCTACGTGAAAAAAATAGTAGATGATCACCAAGGTGAGATTTATGTGGAGAGTGAAAAAGGGAAGGGAAGTACTTTCTTCATAAAGCTACCTTTAATTTAA
- a CDS encoding CdaR family protein produces MSSIKSTFGKLNQRKLKVFLLFLLCSFLAWAISKLSEVYESRANFRIVHQNIPDSLLLNRNSNRLLTAKIKASGFQFLGYSLSPKSIVLDLGGVLEQEGEYFLTANTVKNQMERQLPNSVSLMELDAPIFYTDLYRVDFKHVPVLPKINLRLAQNHLLKGPLKVSPDSIRIRGPKKHISKVREISTVPFELNEVSTNFSRELALESLDSLGNIVIDTKKVTVSGEVVRFSEKEFVIGIKTRHVPEGFRLRTFPDHITIVCKAGIEQLKDLKTTDFEVFVDYDALVDKKYLFIELEKKPDDVFSVRLLQNRVEFVLEKI; encoded by the coding sequence GTGAGCAGTATAAAAAGCACTTTTGGCAAATTGAACCAAAGGAAACTAAAGGTTTTCCTGCTGTTTCTGCTTTGTTCTTTTTTGGCATGGGCCATTAGTAAACTATCGGAAGTCTATGAATCCAGGGCCAACTTTAGGATTGTACACCAAAACATTCCGGATAGTTTGCTCTTGAACCGCAATTCCAATAGGCTGTTGACCGCCAAGATAAAAGCCAGTGGTTTTCAATTTTTGGGGTATTCCCTAAGTCCCAAATCGATAGTCTTGGATTTGGGCGGGGTTCTTGAGCAGGAAGGGGAATACTTCTTGACCGCAAATACCGTTAAGAATCAGATGGAACGGCAACTGCCCAATAGTGTTTCCTTGATGGAACTGGATGCCCCCATTTTCTATACGGACCTTTATCGGGTGGATTTCAAGCACGTTCCGGTTTTGCCCAAGATAAACCTGCGATTGGCCCAGAACCATTTGCTAAAAGGGCCGCTTAAAGTAAGCCCGGACAGCATTAGGATCAGGGGCCCCAAGAAGCACATCAGCAAGGTCAGGGAAATTTCCACGGTCCCTTTTGAGCTAAATGAGGTTTCGACCAATTTTTCAAGGGAACTGGCTTTGGAATCCCTGGATTCCCTGGGCAATATTGTAATTGATACAAAAAAGGTAACGGTTTCAGGGGAAGTAGTACGGTTTTCGGAAAAGGAGTTTGTTATTGGGATAAAAACACGCCATGTTCCGGAAGGTTTTCGTTTAAGGACGTTTCCCGATCATATTACCATCGTATGTAAAGCAGGGATTGAACAGTTGAAAGACCTGAAGACGACGGATTTTGAAGTTTTCGTGGACTATGATGCCCTTGTAGATAAAAAATACCTTTTCATTGAATTGGAAAAGAAGCCCGACGATGTATTTTCAGTACGATTATTGCAAAATAGGGTAGAGTTTGTTTTAGAAAAGATATGA
- a CDS encoding DNA-directed RNA polymerase subunit omega, translating into MKDLKNTKAPISTVTHNRNEFDGKTDNIYEAISIASKRAIQINSEIKKELLEKLEEFATYSDSLEEVFENKEQIEVSKFYEKLPKPHALAVQEWLEDKIYYRNTEKDA; encoded by the coding sequence ATGAAGGATTTAAAAAACACAAAGGCCCCAATTTCCACCGTTACCCATAACCGCAATGAGTTTGATGGCAAAACGGACAATATCTATGAGGCCATTTCCATTGCCTCCAAGAGGGCCATTCAGATCAATTCCGAAATAAAAAAGGAATTGTTGGAGAAATTGGAAGAGTTTGCTACCTATAGCGACAGCTTGGAGGAAGTTTTTGAAAACAAGGAACAAATTGAAGTTTCCAAATTTTATGAAAAACTTCCTAAACCACATGCACTTGCAGTACAAGAGTGGTTGGAGGATAAGATTTATTACAGAAACACGGAGAAGGACGCATAG
- the coaE gene encoding dephospho-CoA kinase (Dephospho-CoA kinase (CoaE) performs the final step in coenzyme A biosynthesis.): protein MIVGLTGGMGSGKSTVAAFFRELGVPVYDSDEEAKLLMVDSEEVRKDIVQLFGPGAYHGKKLNKAFISKIVFNEKEKLKQLNAVVHPAVRKHFLSWVQSRDFPYVIQETALIFENKAQKNYDLVILVTAPEKVRIQRVMDRDAMSEAQIKARLGNQLSDESKIPLADHMIENIDLEQTKKDVGKLHKTILTKALKKS, encoded by the coding sequence ATGATAGTAGGGTTGACCGGTGGTATGGGGAGCGGCAAGAGTACCGTTGCCGCATTTTTCAGGGAATTAGGGGTTCCCGTCTATGATTCCGACGAAGAGGCAAAGTTGTTAATGGTTGATTCAGAAGAGGTTAGGAAAGACATCGTCCAGCTATTTGGCCCTGGGGCCTATCATGGGAAAAAGTTAAACAAAGCGTTCATTTCCAAAATTGTATTTAATGAGAAGGAAAAGCTAAAACAGTTAAATGCCGTGGTCCATCCAGCAGTACGAAAGCATTTTTTAAGTTGGGTCCAGAGCAGGGATTTTCCCTATGTGATTCAGGAAACGGCTTTGATTTTTGAGAACAAAGCGCAGAAGAACTACGACTTGGTTATCCTGGTAACCGCTCCGGAAAAGGTTAGAATTCAAAGGGTTATGGATAGGGATGCCATGTCGGAAGCACAAATTAAGGCGCGATTGGGAAATCAATTGTCAGATGAAAGCAAGATTCCATTGGCGGACCATATGATTGAAAATATTGATTTGGAGCAAACCAAAAAGGACGTTGGAAAGCTCCACAAAACAATTTTGACAAAAGCTTTAAAAAAATCATGA
- a CDS encoding type II toxin-antitoxin system RelE/ParE family toxin, protein MALNIKWTPQAEKGLDKVLEYLEENWTEKEVFNFEKKIGELTERISKYPKICPPSGKRPDLRKGLVDRNNYIIYRIHPKKKP, encoded by the coding sequence ATGGCGTTGAACATCAAATGGACACCACAAGCAGAAAAAGGACTTGATAAGGTTCTGGAATACCTTGAGGAAAACTGGACGGAGAAGGAGGTATTTAACTTTGAAAAGAAAATTGGAGAACTCACCGAGCGAATCTCAAAATATCCGAAAATCTGCCCACCATCCGGAAAACGACCGGACCTTCGCAAGGGACTTGTGGATAGGAACAACTATATCATTTACAGGATACATCCAAAGAAAAAACCATAG
- a CDS encoding glycosyltransferase has translation MDRLHFSFIIPVYNRPDEIQELLESMVQMDYKGDFEVVIVEDGSTKTSEKVLDNFSDGLQISYYKKENTGPGDSRNYGMKKARGNYFIVLDSDCILPPQYLDEVDRELGQDFVHCFGGADAAHHSFSKVQKAINYAMTSLWTTGGIRGRKKTLGKFQPRSFNMGISQELFKKTKGFGSIHPGEDPDLTFRIWKAGYRTRFFPNAFVYHKRRIDWGRFHTQVKKFGMVRAILNQWHPETAKLTYWFPTCFMVLLFTSIVLMILGWWHFSVLFGLYFLLIFIDSLFRNRSLVVALLSIVAVVVQFFGYGLGFLKSTILLNFSPKEPEKVFPNLFFKKG, from the coding sequence ATGGATCGATTGCACTTTTCCTTTATCATCCCCGTTTATAACCGACCGGATGAAATCCAAGAACTACTGGAAAGTATGGTCCAAATGGATTATAAGGGGGATTTTGAAGTGGTCATTGTAGAAGATGGCTCCACAAAAACCTCGGAAAAGGTATTGGACAATTTTAGTGATGGGCTACAAATTTCATACTATAAAAAGGAAAATACAGGTCCTGGGGATTCCAGAAATTATGGAATGAAAAAAGCCAGGGGCAACTATTTTATTGTCCTGGATTCGGACTGTATCCTTCCCCCACAGTATTTGGATGAAGTGGATCGGGAGCTTGGACAGGATTTTGTCCATTGTTTTGGGGGAGCCGATGCGGCCCACCATTCCTTCAGTAAAGTTCAGAAGGCAATCAATTACGCAATGACATCGCTTTGGACCACAGGGGGTATTCGCGGCAGAAAAAAGACACTTGGGAAATTCCAGCCCAGAAGCTTTAATATGGGTATTTCCCAAGAGTTGTTCAAAAAAACCAAGGGGTTTGGTAGCATTCATCCAGGAGAAGACCCGGATTTGACTTTTCGTATTTGGAAAGCCGGATATAGGACCCGATTTTTCCCTAATGCCTTTGTCTATCATAAACGAAGGATAGATTGGGGCAGGTTTCACACTCAGGTCAAAAAATTTGGCATGGTAAGGGCCATTTTAAACCAATGGCATCCAGAAACGGCAAAACTTACCTATTGGTTTCCTACGTGTTTTATGGTCCTACTATTCACTTCCATAGTATTGATGATTTTGGGATGGTGGCATTTTAGCGTGCTTTTTGGACTGTATTTCCTGCTTATTTTTATAGACTCCCTATTCAGGAACAGGAGTTTGGTCGTAGCCCTTTTGTCCATTGTGGCCGTTGTTGTTCAGTTTTTTGGTTACGGCCTGGGTTTTCTTAAATCAACCATCTTACTTAATTTTAGTCCTAAAGAACCTGAAAAGGTATTTCCTAACTTGTTTTTTAAAAAAGGGTGA
- a CDS encoding gluconokinase — MHEPKLYVIMGVSGTGKTTIGKLLAEAVGIPFFDGDDFHPRANLEKMESGQPLNDEDRHGWLVSLNQLLKSRKESGAVVACSALKKSYRAILNDGLMGQLKFIFLEGSFEEVKTRMVQRKGHFMPLELLQSQFETLEEPENAIKVSIRDTPSQIIQKLLDQL, encoded by the coding sequence ATGCATGAACCAAAACTTTATGTGATCATGGGGGTATCCGGAACCGGTAAAACCACTATCGGCAAGCTATTGGCAGAGGCCGTTGGTATTCCTTTTTTTGATGGGGATGATTTCCATCCCAGGGCAAACCTCGAAAAAATGGAGTCCGGTCAGCCACTCAATGATGAGGATCGCCATGGTTGGCTGGTTTCATTGAACCAACTGTTGAAATCCAGAAAGGAATCCGGGGCAGTCGTAGCTTGCTCCGCCCTTAAAAAAAGTTATCGCGCTATTTTGAACGATGGCTTAATGGGCCAATTGAAGTTTATTTTTTTGGAAGGCAGTTTTGAAGAGGTAAAAACCCGAATGGTACAACGAAAAGGGCATTTCATGCCCTTGGAATTGCTTCAGTCCCAATTTGAAACCTTGGAGGAACCGGAGAATGCCATAAAAGTGTCCATAAGGGACACCCCATCCCAAATTATCCAAAAACTGCTGGACCAATTATAG
- a CDS encoding enoyl-ACP reductase, whose product MGHNLLKGKKGIIFGALDENSIAWKTAERVHEEGGEFVLTNAPIAMRMGQIKVLAKKTASEIIPADATNEEDLQNLVSKSMELLGGKLDFVLHSIGMSVNVRKGRHYTDEKYDFTTKGWDVSALSFHKVMQTLYKADAMNEWGSIVALTYMAAQRTFPDYNDMADNKAYLESVARSFGYFFGKEKNVRVNTISQSPTPTTAGQGVKGFDGFIAYAEKMSPLGNATADDCANYTVSLFSDLTKKVTMQNLFHDGGFSNTGVSQEVIDVFSE is encoded by the coding sequence ATGGGGCATAACTTATTGAAAGGAAAAAAGGGAATTATTTTTGGGGCTTTGGATGAAAACTCCATTGCCTGGAAAACCGCTGAACGCGTGCATGAGGAAGGTGGGGAATTTGTGTTGACGAATGCACCTATCGCCATGCGTATGGGTCAAATAAAGGTCCTGGCGAAAAAAACAGCTTCAGAAATTATCCCCGCAGATGCGACCAATGAAGAAGATTTACAAAATTTAGTTTCCAAATCCATGGAACTGTTGGGAGGAAAACTTGACTTTGTCCTGCATTCCATAGGGATGTCCGTAAACGTTCGAAAAGGCCGTCATTATACGGATGAAAAATATGATTTTACCACTAAGGGATGGGATGTTTCCGCACTTTCGTTCCATAAAGTGATGCAGACCTTGTACAAAGCCGATGCCATGAACGAATGGGGAAGCATCGTGGCCTTAACTTATATGGCAGCACAGCGTACATTCCCGGATTATAACGATATGGCCGATAATAAGGCCTATTTGGAATCCGTTGCCCGCAGTTTTGGGTACTTTTTTGGCAAGGAAAAGAACGTAAGGGTGAACACCATTTCCCAATCACCAACGCCCACTACGGCGGGGCAAGGGGTAAAAGGTTTTGATGGTTTTATTGCGTATGCGGAAAAAATGTCGCCTTTGGGAAATGCTACAGCCGATGATTGTGCAAATTACACGGTGAGCTTGTTCTCGGATCTGACCAAAAAGGTCACTATGCAAAATCTCTTCCATGATGGTGGTTTCTCCAATACTGGGGTCAGCCAGGAAGTGATCGATGTTTTTAGCGAATAA
- a CDS encoding response regulator transcription factor, protein METENKKILLVEDDPNFGIVLKDYLQMNDFDVVLAKNGMEGFEKFKKDNFDVCILDVMMPYKDGFTLAKEIREKNENVPIIFLTAKTMKEDVLKGYKAGADDYLNKPFDSEVLLMKLKAILQRKASNSLADSKQFEFQIGNFHLNSKLRFLKYMDEEPIKLSPKENELLRLLALHENDLMPRELALTKIWRDDNYFTSRSMDVYIAKLRKYLKRDDVVEILNIHGEGFRLVIKTEGETM, encoded by the coding sequence ATGGAAACAGAGAATAAAAAAATATTGTTGGTAGAGGATGACCCAAATTTTGGAATAGTATTAAAGGACTATCTCCAAATGAATGATTTTGATGTTGTTCTTGCCAAGAACGGGATGGAGGGTTTTGAAAAGTTTAAAAAAGACAACTTTGATGTCTGTATTTTAGATGTTATGATGCCCTACAAGGATGGCTTTACCCTTGCCAAGGAAATCCGTGAGAAGAATGAAAATGTACCCATTATCTTTTTGACGGCAAAAACCATGAAGGAAGATGTACTCAAGGGCTACAAAGCTGGTGCGGACGATTACCTGAACAAGCCCTTTGACTCCGAGGTACTGCTCATGAAACTCAAGGCAATACTTCAACGAAAGGCATCCAATTCATTGGCCGACAGTAAGCAGTTTGAATTTCAAATAGGGAACTTCCATTTGAATTCCAAACTACGCTTCTTAAAATATATGGATGAGGAACCCATAAAATTATCACCAAAGGAAAACGAACTGTTACGACTTTTGGCACTTCATGAGAACGACCTAATGCCCAGGGAATTGGCGTTGACAAAGATTTGGAGGGATGACAACTATTTCACCTCCAGAAGTATGGACGTATATATTGCCAAATTGCGTAAATACTTAAAGCGTGATGATGTGGTTGAAATATTGAATATTCATGGGGAAGGCTTCCGTCTGGTCATAAAAACGGAAGGTGAAACCATGTAG